The genomic interval TTAGTGAATGAGGACTATAGCCATCTAGGAATGGTGACTCGTTTTCTTGGTGGGGAGATGGGCCTTCCTTTCATGCCCACCCGCTCTCTTCTCGGGACCGACATTCTATCCAAAAAATCAGCCACGACCGGGAAAAAATTTGAAATTGTAGCCAACCCCTGGGATCCGGATGACCAGGTGGTCCTTCTCCCGTCCTTGAATCCGGATGTGGCTATTGTGCATGTGCAGAAGGCTGATGAGGAAGGAAATTTGATCATCGAAGGTTTTCTGACTCATGAACCGGAGATGATCCGGGCCTCCAGGGCCGTAATCGCCTCCTGCGAGGAGATTGTCCCCTCGGAGGAAGTCCGTAAATACCCAGAAAGGACGACCATTCCCTATGTTTATGTAAATGCGGTCGTTCCCCAGCCGTGGGGAGCACACCCAACCTCTGTTTACAGGTATTATCAGCATGACCCCGAACATCTGCGCGAATATCAGAACAGCGCTCGTGAAGGAGGGCTCGCTTTTGAGGCCTACCTCGGAAAATATATATATTCCTGCTCATCGTTTGACGAGTATTTGGAAAAAGTGGGCGGGCTGAAGAAATACAACCAGCTCCGCGCGGAGATGATGAAGGTCCTTTGAAAAACTTTTTGGCCACAGAACTCGCGGAGAACACAGCGCGGCATAGCCGCAACCAAAAGAATAAGTTTTGCTTAGGGCCAAAAGCAATCCCAGAAATCCCCTCTCCCCCCTTTAGCAAAGGGGGGGTGGGGGGGATTTCAGCGGTTCGTTTCCAAATCAATTTTGCTTAA from Deltaproteobacteria bacterium carries:
- a CDS encoding CoA transferase encodes the protein MEASKEKTNKIMTAAEAVRRYVFDGATVGMGGQTIGRCAMALIHELVRQKKRNLTLVGCNLSINMDILVGAGLVRRTECGTGNLERFGPTFAWRKAIEEGKLVNEDYSHLGMVTRFLGGEMGLPFMPTRSLLGTDILSKKSATTGKKFEIVANPWDPDDQVVLLPSLNPDVAIVHVQKADEEGNLIIEGFLTHEPEMIRASRAVIASCEEIVPSEEVRKYPERTTIPYVYVNAVVPQPWGAHPTSVYRYYQHDPEHLREYQNSAREGGLAFEAYLGKYIYSCSSFDEYLEKVGGLKKYNQLRAEMMKVL